Proteins from one Drosophila gunungcola strain Sukarami chromosome 3R, Dgunungcola_SK_2, whole genome shotgun sequence genomic window:
- the LOC128264994 gene encoding CUE domain-containing protein 2 isoform X2 yields the protein MTNLEKQHEMVKRSLVQFISGHIPGADFSVVDEIVLSYIISILEEASQDPCFDVEGFVEMMGAYFEEFPTIDQGIICDWIYKLANELTEMEKSQGDHDNINLSFNSLSLSSIIPESKLRARNSSTSEKDELSSNSSSSGGGGNNKRSQHLSETSDGGSTDSSSSTCDYFLDETEVLQEMFPDSAIAEIKHCIAISKGDIDSATQILLHRQETNQCITDKSHTTYIKKNVVVDDNELKNRIIARYSYVDKNATQREYKPVVPKMEPRKLVRYRDNKIVSLKGERYTEIKRDEDAELKKPKKQIQP from the exons ATGACCAATCTGGAGAAGCAGCATGAGATGGTGAAGCGCAGCCTGGTGCAGTTCATCAGTGGCCACATTCCAGGGGCCGACTTCAGCGTGGTGGACGAGATTGTACTGTCGTACATCATCTCGATTTTGGAGGAGGCCTCGCAGGACCCGTGCTTCGATGTGGAGGGTTTTGTGGAGATGATGGGCGCCTACTTCGAGGAGTTCCCCACCATTGACCAGGGTATCATCTGCGACTGGATCTACAAGCTGGCCAACGAGCTCACCGAGATGGAAAAAAGCCAAGGAGACCATGACAACATCAACTTGTCGTTCAA CTCCTTGAGCCTGTCGAGTATTATTCCGGAGTCCAAATTGCGAGCTCGCAACTCGTCCACTTCTGAAAAGGACGAGCTCTCCtcgaacagcagcagcagcggtggTGGAGGCAACAACAAGCGTTCCCAGCACTTGTCGGAGACCAGCGATGGAGGTTCCACTGACAGCTCTAGCTCCACTTGCGACTATTTCTTGGATGAGACCGAAGTGCTCCAGGAAATGTTCCCGGATTCGGCTATCGCCGAG ATCAAGCATTGCATTGCCATTTCCAAAGGCGACATCGATAGCGCAACTCAGATCCTCTTGCATCGCCAAGAGACCAACCAATGTATTACTGACAAGTCCCATACTACATACATCAAGAAGAATGTTGTAGTTGACGACAACGAGCTCAAAAATCGCATCATTGCCAG GTACTCTTATGTCGACAAGAACGCTACCCAGCGTGAGTACAAGCCTGTGGTGCCGAAGATGGAGCCGCGCAAACTGGTCCGCTACCGGGACAATAAGATCGTATCGCTCAAGGGCGAGCGGTACACCGAGATCAAGCGTGACGAAGATGCTGAGTTAAAAAAACCCAAGAAGCAGATTCAACCGTAA
- the LOC128264911 gene encoding tether containing UBX domain for GLUT4 → MDKRVTILLPNGRRQNVNVTANMTLLEILETACSKHGFEAEEHCLKFHNKVVGLTQQFRFSGLPNNCVLEMEPTEKRRTLSNVLVCIQLNDGSRQQADFSPNDSVWLVVQKLCESQVKCYESPVIVYMRSELIGQEQMRQTTLKSLGILEGRAMMRLIDKKPEELKTQANVYKAPAAKTPVDNDDQPSTSRSAMAASGRGGGFALTSNMIKNLKRTAPEENSTGSEPAQTSEKSEQEQQHQPEAPKYDWGSSSGYSMHHPAGRKPAENEAEEIPGRAPPVVNVIGPRQAVLFSLDETKKNADDLPDSFFDLTVNDLKMVLRDLKRTSSGDDDAPLLTAKLRELERQKAMLAKLNQYKDCVLRIQFPDRFVLQGIFKPHEPLSMVEEFVREFLAQPGEQFHLFTIPPKKVLPSEETLLELNFVPNAIVHFGFLKDSLNAVSNRFVKEQYVGQLTSEEGAHYAVQKYRLTRVTATGTS, encoded by the coding sequence ATGGACAAGCGCGTCACAATCCTGCTGCCCAACGGGCGGCGGCAGAATGTGAACGTGACGGCGAACATGACGCTGCTGGAGATCCTGGAGACGGCCTGTTCCAAGCACGGCTTCGAGGCGGAGGAGCACTGCCTCAAGTTCCACAACAAGGTGGTCGGATTGACGCAGCAGTTCCGCTTTAGTGGGCTGCCCAACAACTGCGTCCTGGAGATGGAGCCCACGGAGAAGCGGCGCACCCTGAGCAATGTCCTTGTCTGCATTCAGTTAAACGACGGATCTCGCCAGCAGGCAGACTTCTCGCCCAACGACTCTGTTTGGCTGGTGGTGCAGAAGCTCTGCGAATCGCAGGTCAAATGTTACGAGAGCCCTGTCATCGTCTACATGCGCAGCGAGTTGATTGGCCAGGAGCAGATGCGCCAGACCACGCTTAAATCGCTGGGTATCTTGGAGGGCCGCGCCATGATGCGGCTTATCGACAAGAAGCCCGAGGAGCTCAAGACCCAGGCCAATGTGTACAAAGCTCCAGCAGCCAAAACTCCGGTGGATAACGACGACCAGCCCAGCACTTCCCGCTCTGCAATGGCGGCCAGCGGAAGAGGCGGTGGCTTTGCCCTCACCAGCAACATGATCAAGAATCTGAAGCGCACGGCACCTGAAGAAAACTCCACCGGAAGTGAACCAGCACAGACCTCGGAAAAATccgagcaggagcagcagcatcagccagAGGCACCGAAGTACGACTGGGGCAGTAGTTCCGGATACTCCATGCACCATCCAGCGGGGCGAAAACCGGCGGAGAACGAAGCCGAGGAAATTCCCGGGCGAGCACCGCCCGTGGTAAATGTGATTGGACCGCGCCAAGCAGTGCTCTTCTCTCTGGACGAGACCAAGAAAAATGCCGACGATCTGCCGGACTCATTCTTCGATCTGACCGTCAATGATCTGAAGATGGTGCTGCGCGATTTGAAGCGCACTTCGAGCGGAGACGACGACGCTCCCTTGCTGACGGCCAAGCTTAGGGAGCTTGAACGCCAGAAGGCCATGCTGGCCAAGCTGAATCAGTACAAGGATTGTGTGCTGCGCATCCAGTTCCCCGATCGATTCGTCCTCCAAGGCATCTTCAAGCCGCACGAGCCGCTGTCCATGGTGGAGGAGTTTGTTCGCGAATTCTTGGCCCAGCCAGGCGAACAGTTCCACCTCTTCACCATCCCGCCGAAGAAGGTGCTGCCCTCCGAGGAAACGCTACTGGAGCTGAACTTTGTGCCCAATGCCATAGTGCACTTTGGTTTCCTCAAGGACTCTCTGAATGCGGTGAGCAATCGATTCGTGAAGGAGCAGTACGTGGGGCAGCTGACCTCCGAAGAGGGGGCGCACTATGCCGTGCAAAAATATCGCCTCACCCGGGTCACTGCGACGGGAACTAGCTAA
- the LOC128264617 gene encoding prolyl 4-hydroxylase subunit alpha-2-like has product MLNFKGIEIIAFLSVCLIFSNRIARAAAKNSYAASSEELLKLLEVEDKLVENLNGYVETLRKKLNILEQSLKTMNFEHYKMKDDYEAYLGNPVNSFRLIHRLHTDWGKWHQYGSNIHKDELERIEKAHQMRKLLPTALDLKQACRGIDDLISFYDLKPDDLAVGFLAGYSDPETALSAHDCFALGDFSMNDRKDDRAKAWLNASLKQLNEEKLPHKINPLKKTSVLNTWAVLQMKNQELAHDHHHFGKLPKKADRNFLSLWIYEEMITKRKCRDHFRQPSRLHCRYNSSTTAFTRIAPLKMEELSSDPYMVIYHDVIYESEINWLLNTSEFTLSQVGSAGTRSDIRSAKDSTITLSKGRVVGTLGQRVTDMTGLSMEMSDEFSLINYGLGGQYVLHTDYHNHMNEMRWRDGDRIATVLFYLGDVESGGDTIFPIIDVSVTPKKGSAVFWYNLHNTGDMNIRALHSGCPVIVGSKYVLTKWINELPQMFSTPCMKNAVYSDV; this is encoded by the exons atgttgaattttaaaGGTATTGAAATCATTGCCTTTTTAAGCGTTTGTCTTATTTTCAGCAATAGGATTGCAAGGGCGGCTGCAAAGAACTCCTATGCAGCCTCATCAGAGGAACTGCTGAAGCTCCTGGAGGTTGAGGACAAGTTGGTCGAGAACCTAAATGGTTACGTGGAAACACTAAGGAAAAAGCTGAACATATTGGAGCA ATCTCTAAAAACTATGAATTTCGAGCACTACAAAATGAAGGATGACTACGAAGCTTACTTGGGAAATCCAGTGAACAGTTTTCGTCTGATACATCGTCTACATACCGATTGGGGAAAATGGCATCAGTATGGCTCAAATATCCATAAGGATGAATTag aacgCATTGAGAAGGCGCATCAGATGCGAAAGTTGCTACCAACCGCTTTGGATTTGAAACAAGCCTGTCGGGGCATCGATGACCTGATATCCTTTTATGATCTGAAGCCAGATGATCTGGCAGTTGGTTTTTTGGCAGGATACTCGGATCCaga AACAGCTCTGTCTGCCCATGACTGCTTTGCACTGGGAGATTTTAGCATGAACGATCGAAAGGATGATCGTGCGAAGGCCTGGTTAAACGCCTCCTTGAAGCAACTCAATGAGGAAAAGCTCCCGCACAAGATAAATCCTCTTAAAAAAACTTCTGTCCTCAACACATGGGCAGTACTCCAAATGAAGAATCAAGAACTTGCTCACGATCACCACCACTTTGGGAAACTACCAAAAAAGGCAGATAGAAATTTTCTCTCCTTGTGGATTTATGAGGAGATGATCACCAAGCGAAAGTGCCGCGACCATTTCCGTCAGCCCAGTCGGCTCCACTGCCGCTACAACAGCTCCACGACGGCCTTTACCAGGATCGCCCCACTAAAAATGGAAGAGCTGAGCTCCGATCCCTACATGGTGATTTACCACGATGTGATCTACGAAAGTGAAATCAATTGGCTGCTAAACACAAGCGAGTTCACCTTATCCCAGGTCGGTTCTGCGGGTACAAGGTCCGATATCCGATCCGCCAAGGACTCTACGATAACATTGTCGAAAGGCAGGGTAGTCGGAACACTTGGCCAACGGGTGACGGACATGACCGGTCTCAGTATGGAGATGAGCGATGAGTTTTCGCTGATCAACTACGGCTTGGGTGGTCAGTATGTATTGCACACCGACTATCACAACCACATGAATGAG ATGCGATGGAGAGATGGGGATCGCATAGCCACAGTTTTGTTTTAC CTTGGAGATGTTGAATCGGGTGGCGACACCATTTTCCCGATAATCGATGTTTCCGTAACGCCCAAGAAGGGTTCGGCGGTCTTCTGGTACAACCTGCACAACACCGGCGATATGAATATTAGGGCCCTGCACTCGGGCTGTCCAGTGATAGTTGGTTCCAAATATG TGCTCACAAAATGGATAAACGAGTTGCCGCAAATGTTTTCCACTCCCTGTATGAAAAATGCGGTTTATTCTGATGTTTAA
- the LOC128264691 gene encoding prolyl 4-hydroxylase subunit alpha-1 isoform X1, which translates to MYSIQNFTFIGFLSVCTTFCQIFGKEVPMKSYAASTVELMKLLEVEDELVDNLRGYVEVLKKKLHLVEHSLITMNSEHNQMQNDYEMYLGNPVNSFRLIHHLHTDWRKWHHFALNTNNNELGHIEKAHRMRKLLPTALDLEHACRGIDDLMSFYDLKPEDLAAGSLAGHSKPETALSARDCLALGEFCIGNRNEDRAEAWFNTSLAKNETKFNSYTVHSSWGALQIKNNQLIAASFHFGKKPKELSYSDLDMFIEKELATNQNCSALSRKPSRLLCRYNTSTTAFTRIAPLKMEELSTDPYMVVFHDVIYDSEIDLIMNSSEFSLSLIDVGQKSEVRSSKDSFILTTLDESLTERVADMTGLNMDMSEAITLINYGIGGHYMLHHDYLNFPQKVRMEKGERIATVLFYLGDVDSGGDTIFPLININVTPKKGSAVFWYNLHNSGAVNEKSLHSACPVISGSKYVLTKWINELPQAFSSPCIKNASLHPDSNNLK; encoded by the exons ATGTATAGTATACAGAATTTTACTTTCATTGGTTTTCTAAGTGTTTGTACAACTTTCTGCCAAATATTTGGCAAAGAGGTTCCAATGAAATCCTATGCCGCCTCAACAGTGGAACTAATGAAACTTCTCGAGGTTGAGGATGAGCTGGTCGATAATCTAAGGGGTTACGTGGAAGTACTGAAGAAGAAACTCCATTTGGTTGAGCA TTCCTTAATAACCATGAATTCTGAGCACAACCAAATGCAAAATGACTATGAAATGTACTTGGGAAATCCAGTGAACAGTTTTCGTTTGATACATCACCTACACACGGATTGGAGGAAATGGCATCACTTTGCTCTAAACACTAATAATAATGAATTAg gTCACATTGAAAAGGCCCATCGAATGCGAAAGCTGTTACCCACCGCATTGGATTTGGAGCACGCCTGTCGCGGCATCGATGACCTTATGTCCTTTTATGACCTTAAGCCGGAAGACCTGGCAGCTGGTAGTTTGGCAGGACACTCAAAGCCAGA GACAGCACTGTCAGCTCGGGATTGCTTAGCTCTTGGAGAGTTCTGCATAGGAAACAGAAATGAAGATCGTGCCGAGGCTTGGTTTAATACCTCATTGGCCAAAAACGAAACTAAATTCAACAGCTACACAGTCCACTCGTCGTGGGGAGCACTCCAGATAAAGAACAATCAACTAATTGCCGCCTCATTTCACTTcggaaaaaaaccaaaagagtTAAGCTACAGCGATTTAGATATGTTCATCGAGAAGGAGTTAGCCACCAATCAGAACTGCAGTGCTTTGTCCCGGAAACCCAGTCGACTTCTTTGCCGCTACAACACTTCCACGACGGCCTTCACGAGGATTGCCCCACTGAAAATGGAGGAGCTGAGCACCGATCCATACATGGTGGTTTTCCACGACGTCATCTATGACAGCGAAATTGATTTGATTATGAACTCAAGCGAGTTTTCTTTGTCCCTTATCGACGTGGGCCAGAAGTCGGAGGTAAGAAGCTCCAAGGACTCATTTATCCTGACAACGCTAGACGAATCTCTCACAGAACGGGTGGCCGATATGACCGGCTTAAATATGGACATGAGCGAAGCGATCACGCTGATTAACTACGGAATAGGTGGTCACTATATGTTGCACCATGACTATCTTAACTTTCCGCAAAAG GTCCGAATGGAAAAGGGAGAACGCATAGCCACTGTTTTGTTTTAC CTGGGAGATGTGGATTCGGGTGGCGACACCATTTTCCCGTTGATTAATATCAACGTGACGCCCAAGAAGGGATCGGCGGTCTTCTGGTACAATCTTCACAACTCCGGGGCAGTGAATGAGAAGTCCCTGCACTCAGCTTGTCCAGTGATTTCTGGCTCTAAATATG TACTCACAAAATGGATAAACGAGCTACCGCAAGCGTTTTCCAGTCCatgtataaaaaatgcaaGCCTTCACCCGGATagcaacaatttaaaataa
- the LOC128264691 gene encoding prolyl 4-hydroxylase subunit alpha-2 isoform X2, whose protein sequence is MYSIQNFTFIGFLSVCTTFCQIFGKEVPMKSYAASTVELMKLLEVEDELVDNLRGYVEVLKKKLHLVEHSLITMNSEHNQMQNDYEMYLGNPVNSFRLIHHLHTDWRKWHHFALNTNNNELGHIEKAHRMRKLLPTALDLEHACRGIDDLMSFYDLKPEDLAAGSLAGHSKPETALSARDCLALGEFCIGNRNEDRAEAWFNTSLAKNETKFNSYTVHSSWGALQIKNNQLIAASFHFGKKPKELSYSDLDMFIEKELATNQNCSALSRKPSRLLCRYNTSTTAFTRIAPLKMEELSTDPYMVVFHDVIYDSEIDLIMNSSEFSLSLIDVGQKSEVRMEKGERIATVLFYLGDVDSGGDTIFPLININVTPKKGSAVFWYNLHNSGAVNEKSLHSACPVISGSKYVLTKWINELPQAFSSPCIKNASLHPDSNNLK, encoded by the exons ATGTATAGTATACAGAATTTTACTTTCATTGGTTTTCTAAGTGTTTGTACAACTTTCTGCCAAATATTTGGCAAAGAGGTTCCAATGAAATCCTATGCCGCCTCAACAGTGGAACTAATGAAACTTCTCGAGGTTGAGGATGAGCTGGTCGATAATCTAAGGGGTTACGTGGAAGTACTGAAGAAGAAACTCCATTTGGTTGAGCA TTCCTTAATAACCATGAATTCTGAGCACAACCAAATGCAAAATGACTATGAAATGTACTTGGGAAATCCAGTGAACAGTTTTCGTTTGATACATCACCTACACACGGATTGGAGGAAATGGCATCACTTTGCTCTAAACACTAATAATAATGAATTAg gTCACATTGAAAAGGCCCATCGAATGCGAAAGCTGTTACCCACCGCATTGGATTTGGAGCACGCCTGTCGCGGCATCGATGACCTTATGTCCTTTTATGACCTTAAGCCGGAAGACCTGGCAGCTGGTAGTTTGGCAGGACACTCAAAGCCAGA GACAGCACTGTCAGCTCGGGATTGCTTAGCTCTTGGAGAGTTCTGCATAGGAAACAGAAATGAAGATCGTGCCGAGGCTTGGTTTAATACCTCATTGGCCAAAAACGAAACTAAATTCAACAGCTACACAGTCCACTCGTCGTGGGGAGCACTCCAGATAAAGAACAATCAACTAATTGCCGCCTCATTTCACTTcggaaaaaaaccaaaagagtTAAGCTACAGCGATTTAGATATGTTCATCGAGAAGGAGTTAGCCACCAATCAGAACTGCAGTGCTTTGTCCCGGAAACCCAGTCGACTTCTTTGCCGCTACAACACTTCCACGACGGCCTTCACGAGGATTGCCCCACTGAAAATGGAGGAGCTGAGCACCGATCCATACATGGTGGTTTTCCACGACGTCATCTATGACAGCGAAATTGATTTGATTATGAACTCAAGCGAGTTTTCTTTGTCCCTTATCGACGTGGGCCAGAAGTCGGAG GTCCGAATGGAAAAGGGAGAACGCATAGCCACTGTTTTGTTTTAC CTGGGAGATGTGGATTCGGGTGGCGACACCATTTTCCCGTTGATTAATATCAACGTGACGCCCAAGAAGGGATCGGCGGTCTTCTGGTACAATCTTCACAACTCCGGGGCAGTGAATGAGAAGTCCCTGCACTCAGCTTGTCCAGTGATTTCTGGCTCTAAATATG TACTCACAAAATGGATAAACGAGCTACCGCAAGCGTTTTCCAGTCCatgtataaaaaatgcaaGCCTTCACCCGGATagcaacaatttaaaataa
- the LOC128264691 gene encoding prolyl 4-hydroxylase subunit alpha-3 isoform X3, producing MRKLLPTALDLEHACRGIDDLMSFYDLKPEDLAAGSLAGHSKPETALSARDCLALGEFCIGNRNEDRAEAWFNTSLAKNETKFNSYTVHSSWGALQIKNNQLIAASFHFGKKPKELSYSDLDMFIEKELATNQNCSALSRKPSRLLCRYNTSTTAFTRIAPLKMEELSTDPYMVVFHDVIYDSEIDLIMNSSEFSLSLIDVGQKSEVRSSKDSFILTTLDESLTERVADMTGLNMDMSEAITLINYGIGGHYMLHHDYLNFPQKVRMEKGERIATVLFYLGDVDSGGDTIFPLININVTPKKGSAVFWYNLHNSGAVNEKSLHSACPVISGSKYVLTKWINELPQAFSSPCIKNASLHPDSNNLK from the exons ATGCGAAAGCTGTTACCCACCGCATTGGATTTGGAGCACGCCTGTCGCGGCATCGATGACCTTATGTCCTTTTATGACCTTAAGCCGGAAGACCTGGCAGCTGGTAGTTTGGCAGGACACTCAAAGCCAGA GACAGCACTGTCAGCTCGGGATTGCTTAGCTCTTGGAGAGTTCTGCATAGGAAACAGAAATGAAGATCGTGCCGAGGCTTGGTTTAATACCTCATTGGCCAAAAACGAAACTAAATTCAACAGCTACACAGTCCACTCGTCGTGGGGAGCACTCCAGATAAAGAACAATCAACTAATTGCCGCCTCATTTCACTTcggaaaaaaaccaaaagagtTAAGCTACAGCGATTTAGATATGTTCATCGAGAAGGAGTTAGCCACCAATCAGAACTGCAGTGCTTTGTCCCGGAAACCCAGTCGACTTCTTTGCCGCTACAACACTTCCACGACGGCCTTCACGAGGATTGCCCCACTGAAAATGGAGGAGCTGAGCACCGATCCATACATGGTGGTTTTCCACGACGTCATCTATGACAGCGAAATTGATTTGATTATGAACTCAAGCGAGTTTTCTTTGTCCCTTATCGACGTGGGCCAGAAGTCGGAGGTAAGAAGCTCCAAGGACTCATTTATCCTGACAACGCTAGACGAATCTCTCACAGAACGGGTGGCCGATATGACCGGCTTAAATATGGACATGAGCGAAGCGATCACGCTGATTAACTACGGAATAGGTGGTCACTATATGTTGCACCATGACTATCTTAACTTTCCGCAAAAG GTCCGAATGGAAAAGGGAGAACGCATAGCCACTGTTTTGTTTTAC CTGGGAGATGTGGATTCGGGTGGCGACACCATTTTCCCGTTGATTAATATCAACGTGACGCCCAAGAAGGGATCGGCGGTCTTCTGGTACAATCTTCACAACTCCGGGGCAGTGAATGAGAAGTCCCTGCACTCAGCTTGTCCAGTGATTTCTGGCTCTAAATATG TACTCACAAAATGGATAAACGAGCTACCGCAAGCGTTTTCCAGTCCatgtataaaaaatgcaaGCCTTCACCCGGATagcaacaatttaaaataa